Genomic DNA from Desulfuromonas versatilis:
GCTGATGACTGGTGGCGACAACCAGAGAGTGTGGTTACCGGAGCTAAGGGCCCGGCGGGCCTGGTTTCCCCATAGATTAGGGCTTGGTAGCCAACCGGGGATCTTTAGTGCGCTCAATCCTTGGGAGATCCCTCCGGCTGAACTGGAAAAGGAGAATTTTGGTGGAACATTGACATCCCAGGGTGTTCCGAATAAACTCGATCTTACAAAAAAGGGGAGTAGCATCCGGACCTGATCCGGCCCGCACTTCGTCAAGACGGTGGCCCAGCCACCCGGAGGCGGGAGCTGCGACGTCACGTCGAGCCTTGCAAGACCTTTGTCCACTGCAGCCACCATGGCAGCGGGCAAAGGTCTTTTTTGTTTGGATTCAGTACCGCGGCAGGCTTTTTTCGCTCGGGTAGGCAGCAGGAAATTGGGAAAACAGGGATCGCAGGTTTGGTCGCCCCTCATAATTCTGGTTGGGAGATTGTATTGTGAATTCGCTCTGGCTGTGGATTGGTTTCAATCTGTTTGTGCTGGTTCTATTGGCCCTTGATCTTGGCCTGCTTCACCGTCGCGACAAGGTCGTCGGAATCCGTGAAGCGCTGTTGCTGAGCCTGGGCTATTTCGTGTTGGCGCTGCTGTTCGGTGCCGGCGTCTACCATTTTCTCGGCGCCGACGCCGGCATGGAGTTCTTCACCGGCTACCTGCTGGAGAAGAGCCTCAGTGTCGACAACATCTTCGTCTTCGTGCTGGTATTCAGCCATTTCTCGGTGCCGCCCCAGTACCAGCACCGGGTCCTGTTCTGGGGCATCCTGGGGGCGCTGGTGATGCGTGCCGCGCTGATCTTGACCGGGGCCACGATTATTGCGGCCTTCCATTGGGTGATCTACCTCTTCGGCGCCTTTCTCATCTTTACCGGGGGCAAGATGCTGGCGACCATCAACCAGGAGCCCGACATGGAAGGCAATCGCCTGGTGCGGCTGGTGCGCCGCCATTTTCGCGTCACCGAAGACTACGTGGGACACAGCTTCTTCGTTCGCCGCGACGGGTTGCTCTACCTGACGCCGCTGATGGTGGTGCTGATCCTGGTGGAAGTGACCGACGTGGTGTTCGCCCTCGATTCGATCCCGGCGATCTTCGCCATCACCACCGACCCGTTCATCGTCTATACCTCCAACGTCTTTGCCATCCTCGGCTTGCGGGCTCTGTATTTCGCCCTGGTCGGCGTTATTCACCGCTTTCACTACCTCAAGTACGGGCTGTCCCTGGTGCTCATGGTGGTGGGGGCGAAGATGCTGATCAACGCGGCCTTCGGCAAGGTCATCCCGACCGAGGCGGCGCTCCTCGTGACTGCCCTGCTCATCGGCGGCTCGATGCTGGTTTCCGTCGTCAGAACCCGTCGTCTGCCCAGGGAGGCAGCCACCACCGAGGCCGTGCAGGGTTGGGTGCCGGGCAGCCCCGCCCGCAAAGAAGGGGGCGAAGGCGATTCATCCGGAACCGGGGTGGAATAGGGACACAGTTATGGATACCCTCTGGCTCGAACTTTTCATCGTGTTGCTGCTCATCCTGGCCAACGGCTTCTTCGCCGGCGCCGAACTCGCCATCGTCTCGGTCCGCCGCGGCCGCATCGCCCAGCTGGCGGCCGCGGGCAGCAAATCGGCGCAAATCGTGGAGCAGTTGCACGCCGACCCGCACCGCTTTCTGGCCACGGTCCAGATCGGCGTGACGCTGGTTGGCACCTTGGCCTCGGCAGTCGGCGGTGCAGCCGCGGTGGAGGTGATCAAACCGGTGCTCAAGCAGGTGCCCTTGGCGTTTGTGAGCAACTCCGCCGAACCGTTGGCCCTGTTTCTGGTGGTTGGGGTCATCGCCTACCTGTCGTTGATCCTCGGGGAACTGGTACCCAAGGCCCTCGCGCTGGCCCACGCCGAGCGCCTGGCCCTGGCGGTGGCCCGGCCGATCGGCATTCTCGCCCGCATCGGTAATTTCGCGGTCTGTTTCCTCACCGTCTCGAGCCGCGCTGTGCTGACCTTGCTCGGCATCCGGGCCCAGGGCGGTCAGGCCTTTATCACCAAGGAGGAGATCCAGCAACTGGTGGCCGAAGGGCGCGAGCTGGGGGTCGTCTCTCCCCGCGAACAGGAGATCATCCGCAACGTTTTCGAGTATTCAAAAACCAGGGTGCGCGAGGTCATGGTGCCGCGGCCGCGCGTGGTTGCTCTCGATCTGGCCAACAGCCGCGAGCAGTTGCTGCAGATGGTCTTCGAGCACCAATATTCGCGCTACCCGGTCTACCGGAACGACCCCGAGAGCATTCTCGGCTTTCTTCACGCCAAGGACCTGTTTGGGCAGGCGGTGCGGGGGGCTGGATTCGATCTGGAAAAGCTGCTGCGGCCGGCCTGCTTTGTGCCGGAATCGAAGAAAATCGATGAGCTGTTGCGCGACATGCAGCGCCGGCACGTCCACATGGCGGTGGTGATCGACGAGTACGGAGGGGTCAGCGGCATCGTGACCACCGAGGATCTCCTGGAGGAACTGGTCGGTGAAATCGAGGACGAGCACGACCAGAGCGAGCCGGCACGTATAAGGCCTCTCAAGAGCGGCGGCTACCTGGTCGACGGCTTGCTGCCCCTCAATGACCTGGCCGATCTGCTGGGGGTGCATTTCCCCCAGGATCGGCCCTATGAGACCCTGGCCGGGCTGATTCTCTTCGAGTTGGGGCACCTGCCGGTGGAGGGGGAACAGTTGCAGTGGGGCGGTTACCTGTTGACCTGTACCAAGGTGAGGCAGACCGCCATCGAAGGGGTCAAAATTGAGCCCCATAAGCGCAAGGAACCCCTGCAGGAGGAGCCCTGATCAAGCAGATCGGTCTTAATTCAACGCGGAGTTGACTGTACCAGGGGGCCCTTGTTGAGCTAGTATGGTCGAATTGCATGGGCCATATTCGATAAATCGGCAACTCAACGCCCGGTCAGCGAGCTCGCAGCGAAATGAGTGAAACCCTTCTCGAACAACTCAACGCAAACCTGGAAACCTTTCTGACAACCTGGACCGACCACATGCGCGAGGCCGGTTACCTGGCGCATACCACCGCCAAGCGCCAGGATTGCATCGAGTCGTTCCGGGGGGTTCTGGAATCGATCCGGCGCCTGGCTTCGCAGGGAGGTGTGCCCGCCTTCGCCCCGATGCTGAAGCACTCGGAACACGGGGTCCGCTATATGCTCCAAAGCGCCCGCAACCACCGGCTGCGGGGAATCACCGAGGGGATGTACCTCGGCTGTTTCAAGACGCTCATCCACTCCCTGGAGGAAATGGTTCTTACTCTGGAGCTGAGCGCCGATGCCAAACTGGAGGCAGTGCTGAAGATCCGCCGGGTCTGCGATGTGCTGGAGACCGTCTTCGTCGGTGACTGGGAGCAGGCTCTCGCCCATGACATGACGGCGCAGCTGCAGGAGGTCAACCGCCAGCTGACCCTGAAAAAAAACCGCTACGAAAATATCTTCCGCAGCACCTCGGACCTGGTCCTGCTGACCGACGAGCTGGGGCTGATCAGCGAAGCCAACCCGGAAACGGAAAAATACGTTTCCAGTGAACAACTTCTGGGCAGGCCCTTCTGGGGTTTCCTGCAGCTCGACTGCCGGGACATGGCGCAGGTGCTCGAAGCGCTGCCGGTTGATGAGCCCCATGAGGTCCGCTCCAGGGATGGCCGCCACGTCTTCATCCTGCGCCTCGTCCCCCTGTCGAAAGTCTCTCTGGCCGCCCAGGGGTATATGCTGATTCTCAGCGACATCACCCTGCTGGTCAACCACCGGCGGGAACTCGAGAGGCGGGTGGAGCAGAGGACCGCCGCGCTGAGCCGTTCCCAGGACCTGCTGCGCCGGGAAAAGGCGCAGACCGACGAGATGAACGTCACTTTGCGAAACGTCATGAAGAGCATCGAGTCGGACCGCCGCGACCTGGAGCAGAATATCTCGCGGAAAATCAGCTCCCACCTGCTGCCGGCCCTGGATAAAATCCGCCAGGAACCAGCTGCCGGCGTCCGCGCCAGTTACCTGGATTTGATTCGGGAGCAGTTGATCTCCCTGACCTCCGGTTTCGATGCGGAACTCGATGCCGGCATGCTCAAGCTCAGCAGGACCGAATTGAGCATCTGTCGTTTCATCCAGGCCGGCTGCTCCTCCAAGGAGATCTCCGAGGCCATGAACCTGGCTTTCGACACCATCCGTACCCACCGAAAAAATATCCGCAGAAAACTCGGCCTGCAGGGAAAAGACATCAACCTGCACTCCTTCCTGGCCAGCCGCACCTGTACGCCTTCCGGCGAAGTTTGACCCCTCCCCAGCCTAATGGGGTATGGATAAATACCCCATAATACCCCCAGGCCTCCCCTTTTTCTCCCAGGGCTCAGCCGCTATCATGAGGCAAAAAGGCCTCAAGAGGTAAGCCGGCCCAAGGGGGAATCCATGAAAAACATCCAAACAGCCTCGCAGCCCGAGCCTCCGACCACGATCCGGGTCGGGTGCGGCCTGCGAGATTTTTTCATCGCCCGCAGCGGCGCCGAGATGCTGCAGGCCTACGAGGGGCTGCGCGCCCTGCTTCGGGGTCTGCCGGCACCGGAAGATCCAGACGTCATCGAGTTCGCCTTCAACCGGCTGTTCGTCGGTCCCAAAGCGCCCATCGCCCCGCCGTTCGCCTCGATCTACCTGGAAAAGGACGAGCTGGTCATGGGCCGCGCGACCCAGGAAGCCCGCGACCTTTATGCGGCCGTGGGCCTGAGCTCCCCCTGGCGGGGCACCTTCCCCGAGGATCACATCGCGCTGGAAATCGATGCCTGCCTGCACCTGCGGCAGCTGCAGCACCACCCGCAAGGGAAGGAAATCGCCGAACTGTACCGGCGGTTTCTGCGGGAGCACCTGCTCGAATGGGCTCCACAATTCGCCGGACGCATCAGCTCGGCCGAGGCGGTTCCTGCCACGATCCGCGCCACCGCCGACCTGATGATGGACTGGCTGCACCAGGAAATCACCTGAACAACACAAAGGGAGATGGGACATGAAGGATTCATGCAAGGATCTGGTCAGCAGGGCCCTGGGCAGCTCGGTGAGCCGCCGCCGGTTTCTGCAGATGCTGGCCCTCAGTGGTGCTGCGGCCGCGGTGCCCGGCAGCCTGCTGCGGGCCGCCACCGCCGGGGCGGAGATCGGCTACGAGGAGGCCTTTGAGGTTTTCCGCAACGCCTGCCCGCGCAACTGCTACGACAGCTGCAGCATCAAGACCTTCGTCAAGGATGGGGTCATCCAGTTCGTCGAAGGTGCCAGCGAGTCGTCCTTTACCGCCGGCGGGCTCTGCGTCAAGGGTTACGCCTACCCCCGCCGGGTCTACAGCCCGGACCGGATCAAGTACCCGATGCTGCAGGTCGGCCGCGGCAGCGGCAACTGGAAGCGCCTCAGTTGGGAGGAGGCCATCGACCGCATCGCCGGCAAGATCCTCGAGATCAACGAAAAGGACGGCAACCTGCTGGGGCTGGCCCTCGACAAGTACTCGGGCAACTTCGGCATCACCCATTACGGCGTCGAGGGGATGATGTCGTCGCTGGGCTATACCACCCGCTTCGTCGGCACCCCCTGCTGGCCGGCGGGGATCGACGCGCAGAACTACGATACGGGTGAGATGTGGTGCAACGACCCCGAGGACATGGTGGAGAGCAAGTACATCATCGTCTGGGGGGCCAACCCCGCCTGGTGCTCGGTGCACAGCATGAAATTCATCTTCGAGGCCCAGCGCCGCGGCGCCAAGCTGGTGGTCATCGACCCGGTCTTCACCCAGACCGCGGCCAAGGCCGACCTGTATATCCAGGTCGACACCGCCGGCGACGGCGCCCTGGCCCTGGGCATGGCCCGGCACCTGCTCGACAAGGGGAAGATCGACCGCCGGTTCGTCACCGAGCATGCGCTGGGATTCGAGGACTTTGCCAATTACCTGCGGCAGAACGTCACCCTCGAGTGGGCCGCCGAGGAGTCCGGAGTCCCGGTGCCGGTGATCCGCCAGCTGGCCGAGGAGTTTGCCGCCGCCGACCCGGCCACGGTCTGGATCGGCTACGGCATGCAGCGCCACACCAACGGCGGCGCCAGCGTACGGGCCATCGACGCCCTGGTGGCCATGACCGGCAACATCGGCAAGGTCGGCGGCGGGGCCCGCTACGGGCACCTGCGCACCTGGGGCTTCAACTACAACGCCATGGTCAACTCCGCCCCCGAAGGAGCGGTGGGGATGGTGGACGGCGCCGGCATCAAGGGGGATTTCCACTTCATCGGCGAGGGCGGGGCCAAATACACCGACCGCCCCCTCAACATGAATCAGCTCGGCCGCGAAATCCTCCAGACCCAGGATCCCCAGATCCGCATGCTCTGGCTCGCCTGCCGCAACCCCTTCAGCCAGGACCCGGACACCGCGCTGCTGAAGAAGGCCTTCGACACCCTGGAGATGGTAGTGGTGGTCGATCAGTTCTTCACCAAGAGCGTCGAGCAGGCCGACATCGTGCTGCCCCACACCACCTTGTTCGAGGAGTACACGGTCAACGTCGGCTACTGGCACTACTGGCTCAGCCTCAACGAGCAGGCGATACAGCCGATGTACGAGTCCAAATCCGACGTGCAGATCGCCGCCCTGCTCTCCAGGCGGATGAACGAGCTCAAGCCAGGCTCCTGCACCTTCCCCACCGAATTGGATACGCGCAAATGGATGGAGAAGGAGTTCAACCAGGGGATCTACGATCTGTTCGGCCTCAACTCCTGGGAGGATCTGCGCCAGGGGCCGGCCAAAGCCAAAATTCCGTCGAGCGCCGCCTGGCATGACTTCAAGTTCAAGACCCCGTCGGGGAAGTACGAGTTCAGCTCGGCGCTCGCCGCCGAGCACGGCCACAAGGCGCTCCCCGAGTACCGGCCCAAACGGGCGGCCACCGCACCCCTGCGGCTGCTGACGCCCCACAGCAAGTTCAGCCTTCACTCCCAGTTCCAGAACCTGGACTTCATGGAAGACTTCAACCCCGAGCCGCTGGTCTACATCCATCCGGCGACGGCCCGGGCGCGGGGGATCGGCGACGGGGACCAGGTGCGGGTGTTCAACCGCCTGGGCGATGCGCGGCTCAAGGCGAGGCTGACCGACAACGTCTCGGCCGATGTGCTGCTGATGTACGAGGCCTGGTTCCGCAACAGCGACTTCAACGTGCAGAACCTGCTCGACGACGAGTCGGCGGATATGGGCGCCTATAAGACCGGCGCTCCAGGCATCGCCACCCACGACCAGTTTGCCGATGTTGAAAGAGCCTGAGGAGGGTGACCATGAAGAAACAGTATGGATTCTTTATCGACGCTGACCGCTGCATCGGCTGCTTCACCTGCGCCATGGCCTGCAAGAACCAGAACCGGCTCGAACCCGGCATCAAATGGCGCGAGGTGCACCCGCTCGACGAGGCCATCTATCCCCACCGGGACCGGGCGTTCTACTCGCTGGCCTGCAACCACTGCGAGCGCCCCTGCTGCATCGAGGCCTGTCCGGTGAGCGCCTACAGCAAGCGCGAGAAGGACGGGGTGGTGGTGCACGACCAGCAAAAGTGCATCGGCTGCAAGAACTGCGTGCGCTCCTGCCCCTTCGGCGCCCCCGAGTACAACCCGGAACTGAACAAGGCCGAAAAGTGCAGCCTCTGCTACCAGCGCCTCGACGCCGGGCTGACCCCGGCCTGCGCCCAGGGCTGCCCGACCCGCGCGCTGCAGGTGGTCGAGCTGAGCGCTTTGGATGACGCCGACCTGCTCCACTACCCGCCCGGCTTCCCCGCGGCGAAAAAACTCAACCCCTCGGTGCGTTTCCGCAGCCCGCGGCAGCCCAGAATCATAAGGAGGAAAGCCTGATGAGCCATATGGAACTTCCCCTGGTGTTTTTCACCGTGCTGGCCCAGGCGGCCATCGGCCTGGCTATGTTGAGTGCCCTGCGCGGTCGGGCGGTCGCCGAAGGGACGGGCGGCAAGTTTTTTACCGAGCAGCAGATGGCCCTGGGCCTGCTTGGCGTGGGGCTTCTGGCCTCCATGTTCCATCTGGGTCACCCCCTGGGTGCGCTGCGAACCCTGGCCAATCTGCAGCATTCCTGGCTGAGCCGGGAGATTCTGGTGTTCATGGTGCTGGCGGCTCTGATGACGGTGGCCGCGGGGCTCAGCTTTCGCGGCAGGGGTCACGCCGGGCTGGGCAGGCTGACGGCGGCGGTGGGGCTGGTCGCCCTGGCGATTCAGGGATTTGCCTACGCCCCGCCCAGTCAGCCGACCCTGGCCAATGGTGTTCCGCTGGTCCTGTTCCTGATCACCGCCCTCGCCCTGGGAGCGGCCTTCGGCTCCTGGTTTGCCCCGGATAACCGCCAGCCGCTGCTGGCCGGAGTGCTGGCGGCGACGCTCCTTTTGGCCCTGGCGCTCAATCTGCTGCTGCCGAGCGTCTGGCTGTCGGGCGGGTTGGTCGAGGAGTTGACCGGCAGCGCCTACCTCGGATCGCCTCTCTACTGGGGGCGGTTGATCGTCGGCCTGGTCCTGCCGCTGCTGGTGCTGGCCCGCACCCGACGCATCCCCGGCTGGCTGCCATGGCTGATCCTGCTCGGTGAATTTGCCGGACGCATGGCCTTCTTCAGCCTGGCTGCAACCACCGCGGCCAACATCGGCATGCCGCTTTGAACCTGAAACGAGGGGGATCCCGCGCAGCCGGGGTTTTCCTGGCGGCGGCAATCCTGGCCTGGAGCGCCGCCGCCGGCTGGTCAGCCGACTGGTCCGGCGGTGTCCGACTCGGCGGCAAAAGGTTCTCCGGCGCCGCCGGCCAGCCGTTGATCATCGAAATCGAGGCGCCCACGGAACGCCTTCCCAGCGGCTTCATGTACAGCGTGGTCGCCGAAGGGGTGTCCTATCCAGGTCCGGAGCCGCCGGCGCTCCTGCCCGGTATCCCGTCCACCACCGTCACCTGCCGACTGCCGGGCGAGTACCTGCTTCGGGTCAGAGTCAACCTGGTTCACAAGACCTCCTGCGGCGGCGCCTCGTTCCAAACCATCCTCGATGAGGAAGTCGCTTTGGAAATCACCGGGGGGTCCGGCGACGGGACAGGTCGGTGAGGATGAAGAAGGGGCCGGAATAACCTCCCCCAGGGCCGGCAGTTCCGGGATTGGTCCTCGGTGCCCCTCAAGGACCGTTTACCCCCCTCGTGGGAACCGTTGCAGTTACTTCCAGTTTTCATTTTTCGGCGGTACTTTATCGAAAAAAGTCCCGATAACCTCCAGCGTAGGGAGGCAGATTGACCACAGGCCGCTTTCGAAAACGAAAGCGGCCTGTGGTTTTCAGCATTCTCGGGTTGGTTGTCGGTTGGTGACAGACAGGCTGATTCAACCTCCCATCACCTGCGCCCCCGCCTTGGCCATTTTCGCCAGGGCGACCCGTCCGCCTTCCTCGGTCACCGGCCGGGTCCCGTCGACCAGCAGGTTGACCGCAAACCCCTCCTTGAGTGCGTCGAGCACCGTGGCCAGCACGCAGACGTCCTGGGCCAGCCCGCCGACGAACAGGCGCTTGATCCCTTTTTTCTTCAGCCAGAAGGCCAGGCCGGTCTGGTCGAAAGCCGAGTTCTGGTCCTGGTCGAAGCGGTTCCCCTTGGTGACCACAACAGCCTCCGTCGGAAGCTGCAACGCCGGGTGGAAGGCCGCACCGGGGGTATCCTGCAGGCAGTGCACCGGCCACTGGCCGCCGCTCTCGGCGAAGCTGATGTGACCGGTCGGGTGCCAATCCCGCGAGGCGTAAATCGGCACCTTGGTTTCGACCGCGGCCTGGATCCAGCCGTTGAGGACGGGAACGACCTGGTCGCCGTTTTCGATGGGCAGAGCCCCGCCGGGGCAGAAGTCGACCTGGACATCGACCAGCAGCAGCAGGTCTCCGGGGGCAAAGGCGGATGGGCTTGGCGTCATGGTTTTTTCCTTCCGAAAAGTAAAGGGGACTGGGAACACTTTAGCGCAGCCATGCCCTCTGTCCAGCCCTGCCTGCCACCCCGACGAAGCGGATGCCGGGGCTTTGCTGCGGCGTTGACAAAGGGGCTGGCCCGGGGTCAGAATCGAGGCAAAGAACCGAAGCCATCCACGAGGAGCCCATGGACCTGAACCGCCTGACCTGCATCGACCTCGACCTGCCCGCCATCGAAGGGTTTCGCAAATTCATCAGCTCCTGGCTCTACCGGGGGGAGGGGTTCAGCCTGCTGGTCGATCCCGGCCCGCTCTCCACCCTCCCCACGCTGCTTGCGGGCCTGGAACGGCAGGGGGTAAAGCGCCTCGACTACGTCCTGCTGACCCACATCCACATCGATCATGCCGGCGGCACCGGGGGGCTGCTGCGCCACTACCCCGAGGCCCGGGTCATCTGCCACCCCGAGGGGATCCGCCACCTGGCGGCGCCCGAGAAGCTCTGGCAGGGGACGCGCAAGGTGCTGGGGGCGCTGGCCGAGGCTTACGGCGAAATCCTGCCGGTCCCCGAGGCGCAGCTCGGCTTCGCCGAGCAGGTTGGCGCCACCGGGGTGCGCGCCTTTCTGACCCCCGGGCATGCCCAGCACCACTGCTGCTACCTGCTTGACGACCTGCTGTTCGCCGGCGAGGTGGCCGGGGTGCGCAGCGAGGTGGCCGAGGGGATCTACATGCGCCCGGCGACCCCGCCGCGCTTCATCCAGGCGGTGGCCCTCGATTCCATCGAACGGATGCTCGCCCTGGCGCCCCGTTACCTGGTCTTCGCCCATTACGGGCTGGTCGAGGGAGCCGTGGAGCATCTGCGCATCGGCCGCGACCAATTGCAGCTCTGGGTGCAGGGGGTGGCGCGGACCTGGGAGGCTAAGCAGCGGGAGGAGGCCTTTTTCGCCTGGCTGCTGGAGCACGACCGCCACTATCGGAACATCCGGCAGCTTCCCGCCGACATCCTCGCCCGCGAGCAGGTGTTCCTCGGCAATACCCTGCGCGGCATGAGCGAGTTCGTGGAAAACCTCGCTCCCGAGCAGCGCCGGGAGCTGGCCGAGGCCTGAGCGGTCCTCACCCCCTGTCCCGGTTCATCTCCACCAGGTTCTCCCAGTATTTCATCGGCATGAAGCTGCGCTGCAGCCGCGGGTTGCGGCGCTCGGGGATGGCGATGCGGTCGCAGCAGGCGCACCAGCGCTGCTTTCGGCGGTTTTTCCGGAAAAACTGCCCGGAGTCAGGAGAAAGGCCAAGCCACCACGAAGAGCACGAAGGACACGAAGAGAGACTGAAAACAAAAATCCAAGTTATTGTTTTTTTTTTAACTTCGTGATCTTCGTGTCCTTCGTGGTGAAAAATATTTCTTGGCAGACTGGACCTACCATTGCCATCCAGGTAAGTCCACTCTTGGTAACTCATTTTTTCTCTCGCAACTTAGTATCGATCAGCACCTCGGCATGCAGGGTGCGGTGCACCGGACATTTTTCGGCGATCTCCAGCAGGCGTTGGCGCTGCTCCTCGTCCAGGTTCCCCTTCAGATCGAGTTCCCGCTCGAAGCGGTCGATCTTGCCGTCCTTCTCCTCGCAGTGCTCGCAGTCCTCGGCGTGGATCTTCTCGTGGCGCAGGCGCACCACGGCATCCTCCAGCGGCCACTCCTTGCGCCGGGCGTACATCTGCACGGTCATGCTGGTGCAGGCCCCCAGCGCCGCCAGCAGGTAGTCGTAGGGCGAGGGACCCTGGCCGCTGCCGCCGTAGCTGACCGGCTCGTCGGCCACCAGGGGGTAGCCGTTGGCGAACATTTCGGTGTAGAAGCCTTCGGCGCCGGTGCGCACCGTGACCCGGTTGTCGATGACCTCGGGCAGGGCCTGGACCTGTTCGGCGGATTCGAGAAACCGCTGGGCCCAGGCGGCGATCATGTCGCCGGCATAAAGCGAATCCTCGCGGCGGCTCAGCAGGTGGTCGGCCGGGTCGAGTGAGATGAAGCTTTTCGGGTGCATGGCCGCCTTGAAGATGTCGGCGGCGTTGTCGATCCCCACCACCTTGTCCCGGGGCGAGTGCAGCACCAGCAGGGCGGCGTCGAGGTTGCGGATCTTCTCGGTGGGGTCCTGGGCCTCCAGGTCGTCGAGCAGCTGCTTTTTGATGGTGAACTCGCCTCCCCCCAGATCGACCTTGGCCTCGCCGCTCTTCTCGATCTGTTCCCGGACCCCCTCGAACAGCCGCGCCGCGTGCCGGGGGTGGCCGGGGGCGGCGATGGTGGCCACCGCCTTGACCGCGGGGATCTCCCCGGCGGCCTGCAACACCGCCGCGCCCCCCAGCGAGTGGCCGATGAGGATGCTTGGCCCCTCGTGGTTCTCTTCCAGGTAGCGGGCCGCGGCGACCAGGTCGCGCAGGCTCGAGGAGAAGTTGGTGTCGGCGAATTCGCCTTCGCTCTCGCCGAGCCCGGTGAAGTCGAAGCGCAACACGGCGATCCGCCGCCGGCACAGGGCCCGGGCGATATTGGCCGCCGCGCTGAGGTTCTTGCTGCAGGTGAAGCAGTGGGCGAACAGGGCGTAGGCGATGGGCTGCTCGTCTTCGGGCAGGTCGAGCAGCGCGGCGAGTTCGAGGCCCTCGGCGTTGGGGAAGGTGATTCTTTTCTGTTTCATGGATCTCCCCTTTAGCAGGTGTTGCTTATCAAGAAGTGGGAAAAAGCCGGTTAGCTTTCTTTCCCTCTGGCCTAGAGGGGATCCTGCGGCCCGAGGGTGTATTTTCCGTGCGGATGGAATTGGCGGCTGCCGCTCTGAACCTGGCTGGCGGAGAACAGGATGGTGGTTTTCGACCGGCTTTTCACCGCCGTTTCGGTCCCCTTGAGCCTGGCGCCGGCCAGATCCAGGGTACTGTTCGCGCAGTCCAGCGCC
This window encodes:
- a CDS encoding TerC family protein; amino-acid sequence: MNSLWLWIGFNLFVLVLLALDLGLLHRRDKVVGIREALLLSLGYFVLALLFGAGVYHFLGADAGMEFFTGYLLEKSLSVDNIFVFVLVFSHFSVPPQYQHRVLFWGILGALVMRAALILTGATIIAAFHWVIYLFGAFLIFTGGKMLATINQEPDMEGNRLVRLVRRHFRVTEDYVGHSFFVRRDGLLYLTPLMVVLILVEVTDVVFALDSIPAIFAITTDPFIVYTSNVFAILGLRALYFALVGVIHRFHYLKYGLSLVLMVVGAKMLINAAFGKVIPTEAALLVTALLIGGSMLVSVVRTRRLPREAATTEAVQGWVPGSPARKEGGEGDSSGTGVE
- a CDS encoding hemolysin family protein, whose amino-acid sequence is MDTLWLELFIVLLLILANGFFAGAELAIVSVRRGRIAQLAAAGSKSAQIVEQLHADPHRFLATVQIGVTLVGTLASAVGGAAAVEVIKPVLKQVPLAFVSNSAEPLALFLVVGVIAYLSLILGELVPKALALAHAERLALAVARPIGILARIGNFAVCFLTVSSRAVLTLLGIRAQGGQAFITKEEIQQLVAEGRELGVVSPREQEIIRNVFEYSKTRVREVMVPRPRVVALDLANSREQLLQMVFEHQYSRYPVYRNDPESILGFLHAKDLFGQAVRGAGFDLEKLLRPACFVPESKKIDELLRDMQRRHVHMAVVIDEYGGVSGIVTTEDLLEELVGEIEDEHDQSEPARIRPLKSGGYLVDGLLPLNDLADLLGVHFPQDRPYETLAGLILFELGHLPVEGEQLQWGGYLLTCTKVRQTAIEGVKIEPHKRKEPLQEEP
- a CDS encoding PAS and helix-turn-helix domain-containing protein yields the protein MSETLLEQLNANLETFLTTWTDHMREAGYLAHTTAKRQDCIESFRGVLESIRRLASQGGVPAFAPMLKHSEHGVRYMLQSARNHRLRGITEGMYLGCFKTLIHSLEEMVLTLELSADAKLEAVLKIRRVCDVLETVFVGDWEQALAHDMTAQLQEVNRQLTLKKNRYENIFRSTSDLVLLTDELGLISEANPETEKYVSSEQLLGRPFWGFLQLDCRDMAQVLEALPVDEPHEVRSRDGRHVFILRLVPLSKVSLAAQGYMLILSDITLLVNHRRELERRVEQRTAALSRSQDLLRREKAQTDEMNVTLRNVMKSIESDRRDLEQNISRKISSHLLPALDKIRQEPAAGVRASYLDLIREQLISLTSGFDAELDAGMLKLSRTELSICRFIQAGCSSKEISEAMNLAFDTIRTHRKNIRRKLGLQGKDINLHSFLASRTCTPSGEV
- a CDS encoding TorD/DmsD family molecular chaperone, whose translation is MKNIQTASQPEPPTTIRVGCGLRDFFIARSGAEMLQAYEGLRALLRGLPAPEDPDVIEFAFNRLFVGPKAPIAPPFASIYLEKDELVMGRATQEARDLYAAVGLSSPWRGTFPEDHIALEIDACLHLRQLQHHPQGKEIAELYRRFLREHLLEWAPQFAGRISSAEAVPATIRATADLMMDWLHQEIT
- a CDS encoding molybdopterin-dependent oxidoreductase, giving the protein MKDSCKDLVSRALGSSVSRRRFLQMLALSGAAAAVPGSLLRAATAGAEIGYEEAFEVFRNACPRNCYDSCSIKTFVKDGVIQFVEGASESSFTAGGLCVKGYAYPRRVYSPDRIKYPMLQVGRGSGNWKRLSWEEAIDRIAGKILEINEKDGNLLGLALDKYSGNFGITHYGVEGMMSSLGYTTRFVGTPCWPAGIDAQNYDTGEMWCNDPEDMVESKYIIVWGANPAWCSVHSMKFIFEAQRRGAKLVVIDPVFTQTAAKADLYIQVDTAGDGALALGMARHLLDKGKIDRRFVTEHALGFEDFANYLRQNVTLEWAAEESGVPVPVIRQLAEEFAAADPATVWIGYGMQRHTNGGASVRAIDALVAMTGNIGKVGGGARYGHLRTWGFNYNAMVNSAPEGAVGMVDGAGIKGDFHFIGEGGAKYTDRPLNMNQLGREILQTQDPQIRMLWLACRNPFSQDPDTALLKKAFDTLEMVVVVDQFFTKSVEQADIVLPHTTLFEEYTVNVGYWHYWLSLNEQAIQPMYESKSDVQIAALLSRRMNELKPGSCTFPTELDTRKWMEKEFNQGIYDLFGLNSWEDLRQGPAKAKIPSSAAWHDFKFKTPSGKYEFSSALAAEHGHKALPEYRPKRAATAPLRLLTPHSKFSLHSQFQNLDFMEDFNPEPLVYIHPATARARGIGDGDQVRVFNRLGDARLKARLTDNVSADVLLMYEAWFRNSDFNVQNLLDDESADMGAYKTGAPGIATHDQFADVERA
- a CDS encoding 4Fe-4S dicluster domain-containing protein — encoded protein: MKKQYGFFIDADRCIGCFTCAMACKNQNRLEPGIKWREVHPLDEAIYPHRDRAFYSLACNHCERPCCIEACPVSAYSKREKDGVVVHDQQKCIGCKNCVRSCPFGAPEYNPELNKAEKCSLCYQRLDAGLTPACAQGCPTRALQVVELSALDDADLLHYPPGFPAAKKLNPSVRFRSPRQPRIIRRKA
- a CDS encoding dimethyl sulfoxide reductase anchor subunit family protein — protein: MSHMELPLVFFTVLAQAAIGLAMLSALRGRAVAEGTGGKFFTEQQMALGLLGVGLLASMFHLGHPLGALRTLANLQHSWLSREILVFMVLAALMTVAAGLSFRGRGHAGLGRLTAAVGLVALAIQGFAYAPPSQPTLANGVPLVLFLITALALGAAFGSWFAPDNRQPLLAGVLAATLLLALALNLLLPSVWLSGGLVEELTGSAYLGSPLYWGRLIVGLVLPLLVLARTRRIPGWLPWLILLGEFAGRMAFFSLAATTAANIGMPL